Proteins from a single region of Sphingopyxis sp. BSN-002:
- the rpsL gene encoding 30S ribosomal protein S12 codes for MPTINQLVRKGRTPQKVKSKVPAMDANPQKRGVCTRVYTTTPKKPNSALRKVAKVRLTNQREVITYIPGEGHNLQEHSVVLIRGGRVRDLPGVRYHVLRGVLDTQGVKDRKQSRSKYGAKRPK; via the coding sequence ATGCCCACGATCAACCAGCTGGTCCGCAAGGGCCGGACTCCCCAGAAGGTGAAGTCCAAGGTCCCGGCGATGGACGCGAACCCGCAGAAGCGCGGCGTTTGCACCCGTGTCTATACGACGACCCCGAAAAAGCCGAACTCGGCGCTCCGCAAGGTTGCGAAGGTCCGCCTGACCAACCAGCGCGAAGTCATCACCTACATCCCCGGCGAAGGCCACAACCTCCAGGAACACAGCGTTGTGCTGATCCGCGGCGGCCGTGTGCGCGACCTTCCCGGTGTGCGTTACCACGTCCTGCGCGGCGTGCTCGATACGCAGGGTGTGAAGGACCGCAAGCAGAGCCGTTCGAAGTACGGCGCGAAGCGTCCGAAGTAA
- a CDS encoding amidohydrolase family protein encodes MKSIYTLSLALFGAAFAMPLAAQAPGRTVIHAGKLLAEPGKPVRGASTIVVEGGRIISISDGFQPADPGATLIDLKDKYVLPGLIDSHVHLTSDAGGLAGQLEEMTLSPAAQAFNAEVNGMKTLRAGFTTVRNLGDGDGATLALRDAIATGKVQGPRIVDAGNSISGSAGHMDGSLGYRDELRPFFAGAGNTCNGADDCRRAVRQQVGRGADVIKFASTGGVNSRIGAGLGKQMFDDEAKAIVDTAHMFGKKVAVHAHGADGIRLALEAGADSIEHGTILDEATIAVWTKSKAYYVPTLSTVNGYKERIAANANAYEPDVLAKIQWRIGITGKSLEQLVPRGVRIAFGTDAGVSKHGRNADEFELMVQHGMTPVEALKAATVNAADLLGLSDEVGTIAPGKSADIIAVASDPVADVTILKKVDFVMARGRVVE; translated from the coding sequence ATGAAGTCGATCTACACCCTTTCGCTCGCGCTGTTCGGCGCGGCGTTCGCGATGCCGCTTGCCGCGCAGGCGCCGGGGCGCACCGTCATCCACGCGGGCAAGCTCCTTGCCGAGCCGGGCAAGCCCGTGCGCGGGGCATCGACGATTGTCGTCGAGGGCGGCAGGATCATCAGCATCTCCGACGGATTTCAGCCGGCCGATCCCGGGGCGACGCTGATCGACCTCAAGGACAAATATGTCCTCCCCGGGCTGATCGACAGCCACGTCCATCTGACCAGCGACGCCGGCGGGCTTGCGGGTCAACTCGAGGAGATGACGCTCAGCCCGGCGGCGCAGGCTTTCAATGCCGAGGTCAACGGCATGAAGACGCTCCGCGCAGGCTTCACCACTGTCCGCAACCTCGGCGACGGCGACGGCGCCACCCTTGCGCTCCGCGATGCGATCGCGACGGGCAAGGTGCAGGGGCCACGCATCGTCGACGCCGGTAATTCGATCTCCGGCAGCGCGGGACATATGGACGGCTCGCTCGGCTATCGCGACGAACTGCGGCCTTTCTTTGCCGGCGCGGGGAACACCTGCAACGGCGCCGACGACTGCCGCCGTGCGGTGCGGCAGCAGGTCGGGCGCGGCGCCGACGTGATCAAGTTCGCCTCGACCGGCGGGGTCAACAGCCGCATCGGCGCGGGACTCGGCAAGCAGATGTTCGATGACGAGGCAAAGGCGATCGTCGACACCGCGCATATGTTCGGGAAAAAGGTCGCGGTGCACGCGCATGGCGCCGATGGCATCCGCCTCGCGCTTGAGGCCGGCGCCGATTCGATCGAGCACGGCACAATTCTCGACGAGGCGACGATCGCGGTCTGGACGAAATCGAAAGCTTATTATGTCCCGACGCTTTCGACCGTGAATGGCTACAAGGAACGCATCGCGGCGAACGCCAACGCCTATGAACCTGATGTGCTCGCAAAGATCCAGTGGCGCATCGGGATCACCGGCAAGAGCCTCGAACAGCTTGTGCCCAGGGGCGTGCGCATCGCGTTCGGTACCGACGCCGGCGTTTCGAAACACGGCCGCAACGCCGACGAGTTCGAACTGATGGTCCAGCACGGCATGACGCCGGTCGAGGCTCTCAAGGCCGCAACCGTGAACGCCGCCGACCTTCTCGGCCTGTCGGACGAGGTCGGCACCATCGCGCCGGGAAAGAGCGCCGACATCATCGCGGTCGCGAGCGATCCGGTCGCCGACGTGACCATACTCAAGAAGGTCGATTTCGTGATGGCTCGCGGGCGCGTCGTCGAATGA
- a CDS encoding DNA-deoxyinosine glycosylase — protein MAAVRHASFAPHVAPDTRLLILGSLPGARSLVEGQYYAHPTNQFWRLLGAVVNRPLAAIPYDGRLAALQEAKVGLWDVIRTAERHTSSDAHIREAEAHDLAALIATLPRLRMIAFNGGKAAAIGHKQLPPLEDIAVVDLPSSSAAHTIGFEAKLARWLDLRTALA, from the coding sequence ATGGCCGCCGTCCGTCACGCCAGCTTCGCGCCCCACGTCGCGCCCGATACGCGGCTGCTGATCCTCGGCAGCCTGCCCGGCGCACGTTCGCTCGTCGAAGGGCAATATTATGCGCATCCGACGAACCAGTTCTGGCGACTGCTCGGCGCGGTCGTGAATCGTCCGCTCGCGGCCATACCCTATGATGGCCGGCTGGCTGCATTGCAGGAAGCGAAGGTCGGCCTGTGGGACGTGATCCGGACCGCCGAGCGGCACACGAGCAGCGATGCGCATATCCGTGAAGCCGAGGCGCACGACCTTGCCGCCTTGATCGCCACCCTGCCCCGCCTTCGCATGATCGCGTTCAACGGCGGCAAGGCCGCGGCAATCGGGCACAAGCAGTTGCCGCCCCTCGAAGATATCGCGGTCGTCGACCTGCCATCGAGCAGCGCCGCACATACGATCGGCTTCGAGGCGAAGCTCGCGCGGTGGCTCGATCTTCGTACCGCGCTTGCCTAG
- the rpsG gene encoding 30S ribosomal protein S7, whose translation MARRRRPERREILPDPRFGDVVLSKFMNSVMLDGKKSVAESIVYGALESVEARAKKEPLGVFHEALANIRPNIEVRSRRVGGATYQVPVEVRPDRAQALAIRWLITAARNRSETTMAARLSGELLDASNNRGNAVKKREDTHRMAEANRAFSHYRW comes from the coding sequence ATGGCTCGTCGTCGTCGTCCTGAACGCCGCGAAATCCTACCCGATCCCCGTTTCGGGGATGTCGTGCTGTCGAAGTTCATGAACAGTGTCATGCTGGACGGGAAGAAGTCCGTCGCCGAAAGCATCGTCTACGGTGCGCTGGAGTCGGTCGAAGCCCGCGCCAAGAAGGAACCGCTCGGCGTGTTCCACGAAGCGCTCGCGAACATCCGCCCGAACATCGAAGTCCGCAGCCGCCGCGTCGGCGGTGCGACCTATCAGGTTCCCGTCGAAGTCCGTCCGGACCGTGCGCAGGCGCTCGCGATCCGCTGGCTGATCACCGCGGCCCGCAACCGCAGCGAAACCACGATGGCCGCACGTCTGTCGGGCGAACTGCTCGACGCGTCGAACAACCGTGGCAATGCGGTCAAGAAGCGCGAAGACACGCACCGCATGGCGGAAGCGAACCGCGCCTTCTCGCACTACCGCTGGTAA
- a CDS encoding 50S ribosomal protein L23: MAKAKTVDARHYDVILAPVITEKSTLLSENNAVVFKVANDATKPAIKAAVEALFDVKVVGVNTLVTKGKTKRWKGKPYTRSDVKKAIVRLAEGQSIDVTTGV; encoded by the coding sequence ATGGCTAAGGCAAAAACTGTCGATGCGCGTCATTACGACGTCATCCTCGCTCCGGTGATCACTGAAAAGTCGACGCTGCTCAGCGAAAACAATGCCGTGGTGTTCAAGGTCGCGAACGATGCGACCAAGCCCGCGATCAAGGCCGCCGTCGAGGCGCTGTTCGATGTCAAGGTTGTCGGCGTGAACACGCTCGTCACCAAGGGCAAGACCAAGCGCTGGAAGGGCAAGCCCTACACCCGCAGCGACGTGAAGAAGGCGATCGTTCGCCTGGCCGAAGGCCAGTCGATCGACGTCACCACGGGCGTCTGA
- the fusA gene encoding elongation factor G, producing MARSHPLERYRNFGIMAHIDAGKTTTTERILYYTGKSYKIGEVHDGAATMDWMEQEQERGITITSAATTCLWKADEGQGPEHRLNIIDTPGHVDFTIEVERSLRVLDGAVAAFDGVAGVEPQSETVWRQADKYRVPRMCFINKLDRTGANFYYCVQTIIDRLGAVPAVLYLPIGAESDFKGLVDLVNERAIIWKDESLGAEFFYEEIPADLVDKAAEYREKLVELAVEQDDDAMEAYLEGTLPDVATLKALIRKGTLGQAFVPVLCGSAFKNKGVQTLLDAVVDYLPSPLDIEDVQGINPDTNEPDSRATADDAPLSMLAFKIMNDPFVGSLTFARIYSGTLTKGSYLNSVKDKKEKIGRMLLMHANSREDIEEAFAGDIVALAGLKETTTGDTLCANNAPIILERMEFPEPVIELSVEPKTKADQEKMGIALNRLAAEDPSFRVSTDHESGQTIIKGMGELHLDILVDRMKREFKVEANVGAPQVAYRESLARAVDVDYTHKKQSGGSGQFGRVKVSVAPGERGSGITFIDEIKGGNIPREYIPSVEKGMRESAENGHMIGFPIIDFEIKLTDGAYHDVDSSALAFEIAGRAAMREVAAKAGIKLLEPVMKVEVVTPEEFMGDVIGDLNSRRGQIQGTDSRGNAQVVEAMVPLANMFGYVNQLRSFTQGRAQYSMQFSHYEEVPSNVAEEVKAKMA from the coding sequence ATGGCACGCAGCCATCCGCTCGAACGCTATCGCAATTTCGGTATCATGGCGCACATCGACGCCGGCAAGACCACGACGACCGAGCGCATTCTCTATTACACCGGCAAGTCCTACAAGATCGGCGAAGTCCACGACGGCGCCGCGACGATGGACTGGATGGAGCAGGAACAGGAACGCGGCATCACGATCACGTCGGCTGCCACCACCTGCCTGTGGAAGGCCGATGAAGGTCAGGGTCCGGAACACCGCCTGAACATCATCGACACCCCCGGCCACGTCGACTTCACGATCGAAGTCGAGCGCAGCTTGCGCGTCCTCGACGGCGCGGTCGCCGCGTTCGACGGCGTTGCCGGCGTCGAGCCGCAGTCCGAAACCGTGTGGCGTCAGGCCGACAAGTATCGCGTGCCGCGCATGTGCTTCATCAACAAGCTCGATCGCACCGGCGCGAACTTCTATTATTGCGTCCAGACGATCATCGATCGCCTGGGTGCGGTTCCGGCCGTCCTGTATCTGCCCATCGGCGCGGAATCGGACTTCAAGGGCCTCGTCGACCTCGTCAACGAACGCGCGATCATCTGGAAGGATGAGAGCCTGGGCGCCGAATTCTTCTATGAAGAGATCCCCGCCGACCTCGTCGACAAGGCTGCCGAATATCGCGAAAAGCTCGTCGAACTCGCCGTCGAACAGGACGACGATGCGATGGAAGCCTATCTCGAAGGCACGCTGCCCGACGTCGCGACGCTGAAGGCGCTGATCCGCAAGGGCACGCTCGGCCAGGCGTTCGTTCCGGTCCTTTGCGGCTCGGCGTTCAAGAACAAGGGCGTCCAGACGCTGCTCGACGCGGTCGTCGACTATCTGCCTTCGCCGCTCGACATCGAAGACGTTCAGGGCATCAACCCCGACACGAACGAACCCGATTCGCGCGCGACCGCCGACGATGCGCCGCTGTCGATGCTCGCGTTCAAGATCATGAACGACCCGTTCGTCGGTTCGCTCACCTTCGCCCGCATCTATTCGGGCACCCTGACCAAGGGCAGCTATCTGAACTCGGTCAAGGACAAGAAGGAAAAGATCGGCCGTATGCTCCTGATGCACGCCAACTCGCGTGAGGACATCGAGGAAGCGTTCGCGGGCGACATCGTCGCGCTTGCCGGCCTCAAGGAAACCACCACCGGGGACACGCTCTGCGCCAACAACGCGCCGATCATCCTCGAGCGGATGGAATTCCCCGAGCCGGTCATCGAGCTGTCGGTGGAACCGAAGACCAAGGCCGACCAGGAAAAGATGGGCATCGCGCTCAATCGCCTCGCCGCCGAGGATCCCTCGTTCCGCGTGTCGACCGACCATGAATCGGGCCAGACGATCATCAAGGGTATGGGCGAGCTTCACCTCGACATCCTCGTCGATCGCATGAAGCGCGAGTTCAAGGTCGAAGCGAACGTCGGTGCGCCGCAGGTGGCGTACCGCGAATCGCTCGCGCGTGCCGTGGACGTCGACTACACCCACAAGAAGCAGTCGGGCGGCTCGGGCCAGTTCGGCCGCGTCAAGGTCAGCGTCGCCCCCGGCGAACGCGGATCGGGCATCACCTTCATCGACGAGATCAAGGGCGGCAACATTCCGCGCGAATATATCCCGTCGGTCGAAAAGGGCATGCGCGAGAGCGCCGAGAACGGCCACATGATCGGCTTCCCGATCATCGACTTCGAAATCAAGCTGACGGACGGCGCGTACCACGACGTCGACTCGTCGGCGCTGGCTTTCGAAATCGCGGGCCGTGCGGCGATGCGCGAAGTGGCGGCCAAGGCCGGCATCAAGCTGCTCGAACCGGTGATGAAGGTCGAGGTCGTGACCCCTGAGGAGTTCATGGGCGACGTGATCGGCGATCTCAACAGCCGCCGCGGCCAGATCCAGGGCACCGACAGCCGTGGTAACGCCCAGGTGGTTGAAGCAATGGTGCCGCTTGCCAATATGTTTGGCTACGTCAACCAGCTGCGTTCGTTCACCCAGGGCCGTGCGCAATACTCGATGCAGTTCTCGCATTACGAGGAAGTGCCGAGCAACGTTGCCGAAGAAGTGAAGGCCAAGATGGCCTGA
- the rplC gene encoding 50S ribosomal protein L3 — MRTGVIAKKMGMTRLFQDDGRHVPVTVLSLEGCQVISVREQERDGYVAVQLGAGSAKAKNVAKPQRGAFGKAEVEPKAKVVEFRVADDATLDVGAELSADHFVAGQIVDIQGVTQGKGFAGAMKRWGFGGMRATHGVSISHRAHGSTGNRQDPGRVFKNKKMAGHMGARNRTQQNLEIVRTDAERGLLFVKGSVPGSKGGWLLVRDAVKLPRHPEAPYPAGIKSAANTNEAPADAPVETPVEETVVDTAATDGAQES, encoded by the coding sequence ATGCGGACTGGCGTGATCGCGAAGAAAATGGGGATGACCCGCCTGTTTCAGGACGACGGCCGCCACGTGCCCGTCACCGTCCTGAGCCTCGAAGGCTGTCAGGTCATTTCCGTGCGCGAACAAGAACGTGACGGCTATGTCGCCGTCCAGCTCGGTGCCGGCTCGGCGAAGGCGAAGAATGTCGCCAAGCCCCAGCGTGGCGCCTTCGGCAAGGCCGAAGTCGAACCCAAGGCGAAGGTTGTCGAATTCCGCGTCGCTGACGACGCGACGCTCGATGTCGGCGCCGAACTGTCGGCCGACCATTTCGTTGCCGGCCAGATCGTCGACATCCAGGGCGTCACGCAGGGCAAGGGCTTTGCCGGTGCGATGAAGCGCTGGGGTTTCGGCGGCATGCGCGCAACCCACGGTGTTTCGATCAGCCACCGTGCCCACGGTTCGACCGGTAACCGTCAGGATCCGGGCCGCGTCTTCAAGAACAAGAAGATGGCCGGCCACATGGGTGCCCGCAACCGCACCCAGCAGAATCTGGAAATCGTCCGCACCGACGCCGAGCGCGGTCTTCTCTTCGTCAAGGGCTCGGTCCCTGGCTCGAAGGGCGGCTGGCTGCTCGTTCGCGATGCGGTGAAGCTCCCGCGCCACCCCGAGGCCCCCTATCCGGCGGGCATCAAGAGCGCGGCCAACACCAACGAAGCCCCGGCTGACGCGCCGGTCGAAACGCCGGTCGAAGAGACCGTCGTCGACACCGCGGCCACCGACGGCGCACAGGAGTCCTGA
- the rplB gene encoding 50S ribosomal protein L2 — translation MALKSYNPTSPAQRGLILVDKSSLWKGKPVKALTEGKRKTGGRNNKGHVTSRGIAGGHKQKYRFIDFKRRKWDMPATVERLEYDPNRTAFIALVKYEDGEQTYILAPQRLAVGDTVVAGKKTDVKPGNAMELSQMPVGTIVHNIEMKPGKGGQIARSAGTYAQVVGRDRGLVIVRLGSGEQRYIRGECMGTVGAVSNPDNQNTNLGKAGRNRWLGKRPLTRGVAKNPVDHPHGGGEGRTSGGRHPVTPWGKPTKGARTRHNKSTDKMIIRSRHAKKKR, via the coding sequence ATGGCACTTAAATCCTATAATCCGACCAGCCCCGCGCAGCGCGGCCTGATCCTCGTCGACAAATCGTCGCTGTGGAAGGGCAAGCCCGTCAAGGCGCTGACCGAAGGCAAGCGCAAGACCGGTGGCCGTAACAACAAGGGCCATGTGACCTCGCGCGGTATCGCCGGCGGCCACAAGCAGAAGTACCGCTTCATCGACTTCAAGCGTCGCAAGTGGGACATGCCGGCCACCGTCGAGCGTCTGGAATATGACCCGAACCGCACGGCGTTCATCGCACTCGTCAAGTACGAAGACGGTGAGCAGACCTACATCCTGGCGCCGCAGCGTCTGGCGGTCGGCGACACTGTCGTCGCGGGCAAGAAGACCGACGTGAAGCCGGGCAATGCGATGGAACTGTCGCAGATGCCGGTCGGCACGATCGTCCACAACATCGAGATGAAGCCGGGCAAGGGCGGCCAGATCGCCCGTTCGGCCGGCACCTATGCACAGGTCGTCGGTCGTGACCGCGGTCTCGTCATCGTGCGTCTCGGTTCGGGCGAACAGCGTTACATCCGCGGCGAGTGCATGGGCACGGTCGGTGCGGTGTCGAACCCCGACAACCAGAACACCAACCTCGGCAAGGCCGGCCGCAACCGCTGGCTCGGCAAGCGTCCGCTGACTCGCGGTGTCGCGAAGAACCCGGTCGATCACCCGCACGGCGGTGGTGAAGGCCGCACCTCGGGTGGCCGTCATCCGGTTACCCCGTGGGGCAAGCCGACCAAGGGTGCCCGTACCCGTCACAACAAGTCGACCGACAAGATGATCATCCGGTCGCGTCACGCGAAGAAGAAGAGGTAA
- the rpsJ gene encoding 30S ribosomal protein S10, which translates to METQNIRIRLKAFDHRVLDQATTDIADTARRTGALIRGPIPLPTRIEKFTVNRGPHVDKKSREQFEVRTHKRLLDIVQPTPQTVDALMKLDLAAGVNVEIKLA; encoded by the coding sequence ATGGAAACGCAGAATATTCGCATTCGCCTGAAGGCCTTTGATCACCGCGTGCTCGATCAGGCCACCACCGACATTGCCGACACGGCACGTCGTACGGGCGCACTCATTCGCGGTCCGATCCCGCTGCCGACGCGCATCGAGAAATTCACCGTGAACCGCGGCCCGCACGTCGACAAGAAGTCGCGCGAGCAGTTCGAGGTGCGTACCCACAAGCGGCTGCTCGACATCGTGCAGCCCACCCCGCAGACGGTCGATGCGCTGATGAAGCTCGACCTCGCCGCGGGCGTGAACGTCGAGATCAAGCTGGCCTAA
- the rplD gene encoding 50S ribosomal protein L4 translates to MKVKVQTLDGKAGADIDLNDDVFGVDARADILHRVVAWQLEKRRGPARAARERSDVARTGKKFGRQKGGGTARHGDRKAPIFIGGGKAHGPRARTFGHSLNKKIRALGLKMALSDKAKGGKIVVLDTLELKDAKTKALAGKLGKLDLGNRALFIDGDAVHESFAMASANLIGVDAMPAAGANVYDIIRADTLVLTRAAVEKLEARFNG, encoded by the coding sequence ATGAAGGTCAAGGTTCAGACCCTCGATGGCAAGGCTGGCGCCGACATCGACCTTAACGACGACGTCTTCGGCGTCGACGCCCGCGCAGACATCCTGCACCGCGTCGTCGCCTGGCAGCTCGAAAAGCGCCGCGGCCCCGCCCGCGCCGCTCGCGAGCGCAGCGACGTTGCCCGCACCGGCAAGAAGTTCGGTCGCCAGAAGGGCGGCGGTACCGCTCGTCACGGCGATCGCAAGGCGCCGATCTTCATCGGCGGTGGCAAGGCGCATGGTCCCCGGGCCCGCACCTTCGGTCACTCGCTGAACAAGAAGATCCGCGCGCTCGGCCTGAAGATGGCGCTCAGCGACAAGGCGAAGGGCGGCAAGATCGTCGTTCTCGACACGCTCGAGCTCAAGGACGCGAAGACCAAGGCGCTCGCCGGCAAGCTCGGCAAGCTCGACCTCGGCAACCGCGCCCTCTTCATCGACGGCGACGCCGTTCACGAAAGCTTCGCGATGGCTTCGGCCAACCTGATCGGCGTCGATGCGATGCCGGCGGCCGGTGCCAATGTTTATGACATTATCCGCGCCGACACGCTGGTCCTGACCCGCGCGGCTGTCGAAAAGCTGGAGGCACGTTTCAATGGCTAA
- the tuf gene encoding elongation factor Tu: MAKAKFERTKPHCNIGTIGHVDHGKTSLTAAITKILAENVAGNAAVDFANIDKAPEERERGITISTAHVEYETEGRHYAHVDCPGHADYVKNMITGAAQMDGAILVVSAADGPMPQTKEHILLAKQVGVPTMVVFLNKVDQLDDPELLELVELEIREELSKRDFDGDNIPIISGSALAALESRDDNIGKDAILKLMAAVDAWIPQPERPLDKPFLMPIEDVFSISGRGTVVTGRVETGIVKVGEEVEIVGIKDTKKTTVTGVEMFRKLLDQGQAGDNIGALIRGVGREEVERGQVLAKPGSITPHTEFTSEVYVLSKDEGGRHTPFFANYRPQFYFRTTDVTGEVILPEGTEMVMPGDNVQLSVKLIAPIAMDPGLRFAIREGGRTVGAGVVATITK; the protein is encoded by the coding sequence ATGGCTAAGGCTAAATTTGAGCGGACGAAGCCGCACTGCAACATCGGCACCATCGGTCACGTCGACCATGGCAAGACCTCGCTGACCGCAGCGATCACCAAGATCCTCGCCGAGAACGTCGCCGGCAACGCCGCCGTCGATTTCGCGAACATCGACAAGGCTCCCGAAGAGCGCGAGCGCGGCATCACCATTTCGACCGCCCACGTCGAATATGAAACCGAAGGCCGTCACTATGCGCACGTCGACTGCCCGGGCCACGCCGACTATGTGAAGAACATGATCACCGGTGCCGCCCAGATGGACGGCGCGATCCTCGTCGTGTCGGCCGCTGACGGCCCGATGCCGCAGACGAAGGAGCACATCCTGCTCGCGAAGCAGGTCGGCGTTCCCACGATGGTCGTGTTCCTCAACAAGGTCGACCAGCTGGACGATCCCGAGCTGCTCGAACTCGTCGAACTCGAAATCCGCGAAGAACTCTCGAAGCGTGACTTCGACGGCGACAATATTCCGATCATCTCGGGTTCGGCTCTCGCCGCCCTCGAAAGCCGCGACGACAACATCGGCAAGGACGCGATCCTGAAGCTGATGGCTGCCGTCGACGCGTGGATCCCGCAGCCGGAACGTCCGCTCGACAAGCCCTTCCTGATGCCGATCGAAGACGTGTTCTCGATCTCGGGTCGCGGTACGGTTGTGACCGGCCGCGTCGAAACCGGCATCGTCAAGGTTGGTGAAGAAGTCGAGATCGTCGGCATCAAGGACACCAAGAAGACGACCGTCACCGGCGTCGAAATGTTCCGCAAGCTGCTCGACCAGGGCCAGGCTGGCGACAACATCGGTGCCCTGATCCGCGGCGTCGGCCGTGAAGAAGTCGAGCGTGGCCAGGTTCTGGCGAAGCCCGGCTCGATCACGCCGCACACCGAGTTCACCTCGGAAGTGTACGTCCTGTCGAAGGACGAAGGCGGCCGTCACACGCCGTTCTTCGCGAACTATCGTCCGCAGTTCTACTTCCGCACCACGGACGTCACCGGCGAGGTCATCCTCCCCGAGGGCACCGAGATGGTCATGCCGGGCGACAACGTCCAGCTGTCGGTCAAGCTGATCGCCCCGATCGCCATGGACCCGGGTCTGCGCTTCGCAATTCGCGAAGGCGGCCGTACGGTCGGCGCAGGGGTTGTCGCGACCATCACAAAGTAA